A region of Reichenbachiella carrageenanivorans DNA encodes the following proteins:
- a CDS encoding nucleoside deaminase encodes MKKQQKEYMQEAIRLSIQNVTAHTGGPFGAVIVKDGEIIARGTNLVTANNDPTAHAEVVAIRAACTFLGSYHLEGCEVYTSCEPCPMCLAAIYWARPAAVYYANAKEDAAAIQFDDQFIYEELSRPLAKRKLFTRQMMREEALEAFQIWEASTDKKEY; translated from the coding sequence ATGAAAAAGCAACAAAAAGAGTATATGCAGGAAGCGATTCGGCTTTCGATTCAAAATGTGACTGCTCATACAGGTGGTCCATTTGGGGCAGTGATCGTGAAGGATGGTGAAATAATAGCCAGGGGCACCAACTTAGTTACTGCTAATAATGACCCTACGGCACATGCTGAAGTGGTAGCAATCAGAGCAGCTTGCACTTTCTTGGGTAGCTATCATCTCGAAGGATGTGAAGTATATACCAGTTGCGAACCCTGTCCCATGTGCTTGGCAGCCATTTACTGGGCGCGACCAGCAGCTGTCTATTACGCCAATGCCAAAGAAGATGCGGCAGCTATACAGTTTGACGATCAGTTTATTTATGAAGAGCTGTCGCGTCCCTTGGCAAAACGAAAGCTTTTCACTCGTCAGATGATGAGGGAAGAGGCTTTGGAAGCATTTCAAATATGGGAGGCGAGCACGGACAAAAAAGAATATTAG
- a CDS encoding leucine-rich repeat domain-containing protein: MKYFLLLALSLTYTLSQAQTAPDDSSIDEVRSLVNFYEYMLNTIGGNKTSTRDKEVIITESYKKVFKNQEVQIEDDLILDRKVITNKDVSAYLRDVDFFFNDIHFDFNNIEIERIEAEDGSYYYLVSFESTLQGTTLDDETLNSTKKRFLEVNHNEQTNDLKIVSVYSTKVSREKELQLWWESLSFGWVNIFKSLVPAEVIDSKTLMKIASLDSLNLAGNQFVLDLEPLSALKNLKQLDISDTKITDLSPLRYARHLNSLRSANTRLVDITTLEYFDQLVRLDLSNTGVTDISTLARLSKLKQLNLSGTAVTDFDALNALQALQNINLSNTAFDDPTFFANSTGLVAINLSRTPVDHLFVFQSLPQVQTLNLSETRIVNLNGLENHPMLSELLINQTKVSKLTPLAGLPHLKKIYADLSSVTEQIASEFMTQHPSVVVVTNSQQLTQWWWSLPANWKSVLGTQMGTNEPTKEDLAMLMNIDSLDVSDKKLYTSSPLQKFKRLRYLNVSRNDIGSFDFTSDMEDLEFLSGIDLPIASLDGLEANKKLKQLFLTNTKVKDIQPLNQLNQLELLDTEGTFVEESQVVSHLSTNPQTVIIYQSDSVLTWWNNLPPVWQKTFGLSNPSSFELHRLIEKQELEIVNKKIPSLAPLQAFINLKAIKLDRIQLTHLSELYMHEGLLKLTCTNGPLISLEGISKLTKLETLNISQTAIEDLKDLYEVRSLKHLDCSGTNIKSIKGVDDLMNLESLNVSNTRMWRLDRVFDKRNLKSLICYNTRLSQSKVDEFQTMYPDCEITFY; encoded by the coding sequence ATGAAATACTTTCTTTTGTTGGCACTCAGCCTCACATACACGCTGAGTCAGGCGCAAACCGCCCCCGACGACAGCAGCATAGATGAAGTGCGCAGCTTGGTGAACTTTTACGAATATATGCTCAACACCATAGGTGGAAATAAAACCTCTACTCGCGACAAAGAGGTCATTATCACGGAGAGCTACAAGAAAGTATTCAAAAATCAGGAAGTACAAATCGAAGATGATTTGATTTTGGACCGAAAGGTAATCACCAACAAAGATGTATCTGCTTACTTGCGCGATGTAGATTTCTTTTTCAACGACATTCATTTCGATTTCAACAATATAGAAATAGAGAGAATAGAAGCTGAAGATGGCAGCTATTACTATTTAGTATCTTTTGAAAGTACCCTGCAGGGAACCACACTAGACGACGAAACTCTCAATAGTACGAAGAAGCGTTTTCTGGAAGTAAACCACAACGAACAGACCAACGATCTGAAAATCGTAAGTGTATACAGCACGAAAGTAAGCCGTGAAAAAGAACTCCAACTTTGGTGGGAAAGCCTTTCCTTTGGCTGGGTCAACATCTTCAAAAGCCTGGTACCTGCTGAAGTGATTGACAGCAAAACATTGATGAAAATTGCCTCACTCGACAGCCTCAACCTGGCTGGAAATCAGTTCGTTTTAGACTTAGAGCCCCTATCAGCCTTGAAGAACTTGAAGCAATTAGACATCAGTGATACAAAAATCACAGATCTCAGCCCCCTACGATACGCCCGACATCTCAATAGCCTACGCTCTGCAAACACTCGATTGGTGGACATTACAACATTAGAATATTTTGACCAACTGGTTCGATTGGATCTGTCCAATACAGGAGTCACCGACATCAGTACATTGGCACGACTATCCAAACTTAAACAACTCAACTTATCTGGTACTGCTGTCACAGATTTTGATGCGTTGAATGCTCTACAAGCATTGCAAAACATCAATCTATCAAACACGGCATTCGACGACCCTACATTTTTCGCTAATAGCACGGGACTAGTAGCTATAAACTTGTCTAGAACCCCAGTAGATCATTTATTTGTTTTTCAAAGTTTGCCTCAAGTGCAAACACTCAACCTATCAGAAACACGCATTGTCAATCTGAACGGACTAGAAAATCACCCTATGCTGAGTGAGCTGTTGATTAATCAAACCAAAGTCTCCAAACTTACTCCATTAGCAGGTCTACCACATTTGAAAAAAATCTATGCTGATCTCTCTAGTGTCACGGAGCAAATAGCTTCTGAATTTATGACGCAACACCCGTCTGTGGTGGTAGTCACCAACAGCCAACAACTCACACAATGGTGGTGGTCGCTACCCGCCAATTGGAAAAGTGTACTAGGCACACAAATGGGCACCAATGAGCCTACCAAAGAAGACCTAGCCATGCTCATGAACATCGATTCGCTAGATGTATCTGACAAGAAACTGTACACCTCTTCTCCCCTGCAAAAATTCAAAAGATTGCGCTATCTCAACGTAAGTCGTAATGATATTGGGAGCTTTGATTTTACCTCCGACATGGAAGATCTAGAGTTTCTATCTGGCATAGACTTGCCTATAGCAAGTTTAGATGGCTTAGAAGCCAACAAAAAGCTAAAGCAACTCTTCCTAACGAATACCAAAGTCAAAGACATTCAACCATTGAATCAATTGAACCAATTAGAACTACTAGACACAGAAGGTACATTCGTAGAGGAAAGCCAAGTCGTTAGTCATTTGTCTACAAATCCGCAGACTGTCATCATATATCAATCGGACAGCGTATTGACTTGGTGGAACAATTTGCCTCCCGTATGGCAAAAGACATTCGGACTTTCCAACCCTAGCTCATTCGAATTGCATCGACTGATAGAAAAGCAAGAGCTTGAAATCGTCAACAAAAAAATACCATCACTCGCCCCCCTACAGGCCTTTATCAACCTAAAGGCTATCAAACTAGATCGCATACAATTAACCCATTTGAGCGAATTGTATATGCACGAAGGGCTCTTGAAACTGACTTGTACTAACGGCCCACTCATCTCACTTGAGGGTATTTCTAAATTGACTAAACTAGAAACTTTAAACATCTCACAAACTGCAATAGAAGACCTCAAAGACCTTTATGAGGTGCGTAGTTTGAAGCATCTCGATTGCTCTGGCACCAATATCAAAAGTATAAAAGGAGTCGATGATTTGATGAACCTTGAAAGTCTCAATGTGAGCAATACACGCATGTGGAGACTGGATCGTGTCTTCGATAAGCGAAATTTGAAATCACTCATATGCTATAATACTCGTCTGAGTCAGAGCAAAGTGGATGAATTTCAGACGATGTATCCCGATTGTGAAATCACGTTTTATTGA
- a CDS encoding nucleoid-structuring protein H-NS, with protein MTKQTLNISPLSLVILIAMIISVSSCKSKKNLAQVTAPIEEVEEDEVPVNEVEETPVVEERIPEKIPTKEEKLNKYMRAVSSAPSTAAANASIDEALTMFSSSEAPVLVVIYHDGANPDYDEPTTIGKYLDYLKDTKSKPAEVEEVVYDSNGNIKELVLKK; from the coding sequence ATGACAAAACAAACATTAAATATCTCTCCCCTTTCACTCGTGATCTTGATCGCTATGATTATCAGTGTCTCTTCTTGCAAAAGCAAGAAAAATCTGGCACAAGTCACTGCCCCTATCGAAGAAGTAGAAGAAGATGAAGTCCCAGTGAATGAAGTAGAAGAAACACCTGTAGTAGAGGAAAGAATACCCGAAAAAATACCTACAAAAGAGGAAAAGCTCAACAAGTACATGAGAGCAGTATCAAGCGCTCCGTCAACTGCTGCGGCCAACGCCAGCATCGACGAGGCACTGACGATGTTTAGCTCATCAGAAGCACCTGTGCTAGTGGTGATCTATCATGATGGGGCTAATCCTGACTACGACGAACCTACTACCATTGGTAAGTATTTAGATTACTTGAAAGACACTAAGAGCAAACCTGCAGAAGTAGAAGAAGTAGTCTATGATAGCAATGGAAATATCAAAGAATTGGTATTAAAAAAATAA
- a CDS encoding sensor histidine kinase: protein MFGQKVAAALLISFIIDAENINYGLFILLGIFVCIGIYVVILLNSRRVRIQRQILQRKVAQRTGEISKQKEELQNQSNALQKAYEEIKTKNMAIEEAFEHLTNSYSKLSDLNREKDGIISIVAHDLRTPLNNIEGLTQLISMEGNLNKDQQDYISKIRSVVKNGNNMIQDLLDINQAKNQKPILNLSDIALGPFIENWQANFEKALLSKNQKLILTGDFFDLDIRTDAGLLSRILDNLMSNAIKFSVQGTSIHIDIHSQNDNLNLIIRDEGPGISEQDQLKMFKPFTRLSAKPTNGEPSNGLGLSIIKSLCQQLGGKITVNSEIGKGTTFEINLPMATACEMVSK, encoded by the coding sequence ATGTTTGGCCAAAAAGTAGCGGCAGCACTACTTATATCATTCATAATAGACGCAGAAAATATCAATTATGGATTGTTTATTCTCCTAGGTATTTTCGTATGCATTGGCATCTATGTTGTCATCCTACTCAATAGCCGTCGGGTACGAATACAACGTCAAATACTACAACGTAAAGTAGCACAACGCACAGGTGAAATTTCCAAGCAAAAAGAAGAGCTACAAAATCAATCCAATGCGCTTCAAAAAGCATACGAAGAAATCAAAACGAAAAACATGGCCATTGAAGAGGCCTTCGAACATTTGACCAATTCTTATTCGAAATTATCTGATCTGAACAGAGAAAAAGATGGGATCATCAGTATAGTAGCACACGATTTGAGAACACCGCTCAACAACATAGAAGGACTGACCCAACTCATTTCCATGGAAGGCAATTTGAATAAAGACCAACAAGACTACATATCAAAGATCCGTTCGGTTGTAAAAAATGGCAATAACATGATTCAAGATTTGTTGGACATCAACCAAGCCAAAAACCAAAAACCTATATTAAATTTATCAGATATAGCACTAGGGCCGTTTATCGAAAACTGGCAAGCCAACTTCGAAAAGGCCCTTTTATCAAAAAACCAAAAACTAATCCTAACTGGAGATTTTTTTGATCTTGACATACGTACAGATGCTGGCTTGCTTTCCAGAATATTGGACAACCTGATGTCCAACGCCATCAAATTTTCTGTGCAAGGCACTTCGATACACATCGACATTCATTCCCAAAATGATAATCTGAATCTCATAATAAGAGATGAAGGACCAGGGATCAGTGAACAAGATCAGCTCAAAATGTTCAAACCTTTTACACGCCTTTCGGCTAAACCCACCAATGGAGAACCTTCCAACGGATTAGGCTTATCAATTATTAAAAGTCTATGCCAACAACTGGGTGGTAAAATAACTGTGAATAGTGAAATAGGTAAAGGAACAACATTTGAAATCAACTTGCCTATGGCTACCGCCTGTGAGATGGTAAGCAAGTAA
- a CDS encoding aldo/keto reductase — MKIGLGTAAIGRPQYINIKPSPTTSFELEAFRQAGLHTLDEAYAAGIRYFDTAPGYGMAEQLLIDWLERQEDLEIEIATKWGYEYVANFDPNAEIHELKNHSLAQLEKQWKSSKALSPRLTTLQIHSATFDTGVLDDESVLQRLAELKVEHQLVIGLSCTGDNQVDVLKYALDIQVEDQQLFDVYQVTYNILDQSLASIISELEDKRVVIKEGLANGRLFRNENYSNYHRLYDRLEQMAEQYDVGIDAVALRFCLDTVDPFMVLSGAANAKQLRENLKANTFQLTQDEIAELKVFSQSPKAYWAERKQLSWQ; from the coding sequence ATGAAAATTGGCTTAGGTACAGCGGCTATTGGTCGTCCTCAATATATCAATATCAAACCATCTCCTACGACCTCTTTTGAGTTGGAAGCCTTTCGTCAAGCAGGGCTTCATACTTTGGATGAGGCTTATGCTGCTGGTATTCGCTACTTTGATACGGCACCAGGCTATGGTATGGCAGAGCAGTTGCTAATCGATTGGCTAGAGCGACAGGAGGATTTGGAGATTGAAATAGCTACTAAATGGGGTTATGAATATGTGGCCAATTTTGACCCAAATGCTGAAATACACGAACTGAAAAATCACAGCTTGGCACAATTGGAAAAACAATGGAAATCGTCTAAGGCACTTTCTCCTAGACTGACCACATTGCAAATTCATTCGGCAACTTTCGATACGGGAGTGCTCGATGATGAAAGTGTCTTGCAAAGACTGGCTGAACTGAAAGTTGAGCATCAGTTGGTTATTGGATTAAGCTGTACAGGGGACAATCAAGTAGATGTGCTAAAATATGCGTTGGATATTCAGGTAGAAGATCAGCAGCTCTTTGATGTGTATCAGGTGACCTACAATATTTTGGATCAAAGTCTGGCTAGTATTATTAGTGAGTTGGAAGATAAGCGTGTTGTAATTAAAGAGGGTTTGGCGAATGGTAGATTATTTAGAAATGAAAATTATTCGAATTACCATAGATTGTATGATCGATTAGAGCAAATGGCAGAGCAATACGACGTAGGGATAGATGCCGTAGCTTTGCGTTTTTGTTTGGATACAGTAGATCCATTTATGGTGTTGAGTGGTGCAGCCAATGCAAAGCAGTTGAGAGAAAACCTAAAGGCAAATACGTTTCAACTTACTCAAGATGAAATAGCAGAGTTGAAGGTATTTTCACAATCACCGAAAGCTTATTGGGCAGAGCGAAAACAATTATCCTGGCAATAG
- a CDS encoding Gfo/Idh/MocA family oxidoreductase, translating to MMKKIHAALLSFGMSGRVFHAPFIDVHPGFVLSGSWERSKKEIQKHYPEATSYDSLESVLHDETVDLVVVNTPTYTHYEYTKLALEAGKDVVVEKAFTTTVAEAEELAALAKLKKRKLSVFQNRRWDSDFKTVQSVIDSGVLGRLVEVSFSYDRFSPKLSLKGHKEKQGPGAGIVKDLGPHLIDQALCQFGFPQSVFASIAITREDSLVDDFFEILLYYPQMLVRLRASYFVKEPVPSFIVYGTQGAFLKARADVQEADLQASKRPGHDGWGTEPKEAFGILNYELEGKDVRKEVPALQGDYRQYYEGIYQALTQDAEVPVSAEDGIRVMKIIEAAFLSASEKRVISLA from the coding sequence ATGATGAAAAAAATACATGCAGCCCTTCTTTCTTTTGGTATGTCCGGAAGAGTTTTTCACGCCCCATTTATAGATGTCCATCCTGGATTTGTTTTGTCTGGGTCATGGGAGCGATCCAAAAAGGAAATTCAAAAACATTATCCCGAAGCAACAAGCTATGATTCGCTGGAAAGCGTACTGCATGATGAGACTGTCGATCTGGTCGTGGTCAATACGCCAACATATACTCATTATGAATACACCAAATTAGCACTTGAAGCAGGTAAGGATGTGGTGGTGGAAAAGGCTTTTACGACTACTGTGGCAGAAGCAGAAGAATTAGCAGCTCTGGCCAAGTTGAAAAAAAGGAAATTATCTGTTTTTCAAAACAGGAGATGGGACAGTGATTTTAAAACGGTGCAATCGGTTATCGATAGCGGTGTGCTTGGCCGATTGGTTGAGGTCTCGTTTTCCTACGATAGATTTAGTCCCAAACTTAGCTTGAAAGGCCATAAAGAGAAACAAGGGCCAGGGGCAGGTATTGTCAAGGATTTAGGGCCACATCTCATCGATCAGGCTTTGTGCCAATTTGGTTTTCCTCAGTCTGTATTTGCGAGTATAGCGATTACTCGTGAAGACTCCTTGGTGGATGATTTTTTTGAAATTTTATTGTACTATCCTCAGATGTTGGTGCGACTGCGGGCAAGTTATTTTGTGAAAGAGCCCGTGCCTTCTTTTATTGTATATGGTACGCAAGGAGCATTTTTGAAGGCTCGTGCAGATGTGCAAGAAGCCGATTTGCAAGCATCTAAAAGGCCAGGCCATGACGGATGGGGTACCGAACCTAAAGAAGCATTTGGTATTTTAAACTATGAGTTGGAAGGGAAAGACGTTCGTAAAGAGGTACCAGCTTTGCAAGGAGACTACCGCCAGTATTATGAAGGAATCTATCAAGCCCTAACTCAAGATGCTGAGGTACCTGTAAGTGCTGAGGATGGTATAAGAGTGATGAAAATTATCGAAGCGGCATTTTTAAGTGCGAGCGAAAAAAGAGTGATCTCTTTGGCCTAA
- a CDS encoding CusA/CzcA family heavy metal efflux RND transporter, whose translation MLDKIIRFSVDHKLIVGLFTLGLIIWGIFSLAQLPMDAVPDITNNQVQVITTSPTLAAEEVERLITFPVEVTMATIPEIEEIRSFSRFGLSVVTIVFNERVDVYWARQQVNERMAEVEAQIPPNVGRPRLAPVTTGLGEIYQYVISTAPGYESQYDARQLRSIQDWIVRRQLLGTPGVADVSSFGGYLKQYEIAINPDRLNAMQVSIADIFEALESNNENTGGAYIEKNMTALFIRSEGLVGSMEDIENIVIKNHADGIPVLIRDVGKVQLGHAVRYGATTRNGEGEVVSAIVMMLKGENSAEVIKNIKTRIEQIKKTLPEGVTIEPFLDRTKLVNTAISTVTKNLTEGALIVVFVLLLLLGNIRAGLIVASVIPLSLLFAFSMMNLFGVSGNLMSLGAIDFGLIVDGAVIIVEATMHHLGLLKWGRRLTQQEMDDEVYASASKIRNSAAFGEIIILIVYLPILALVGTEGKMFGPMAQTVSFAILGAFLLSLTYVPMASALFLSKKGEHKANVSDKIMAFFHRLYDPLIRWAMYKRPWLLASTLALFTWALYTFSVMGGEFIPTLEEGDFAVETRVITGSSLQNTIQATTQAEQLLLEQFPEVLQVVSKIGSGEIPTDPMPPEAADLMIILKDKSEWESASNREDLANLMSEALEVIPGVTFGFQQPIQMRFNELMTGVRQDVAIKIYGEDLDQLSEYAQQIGAIASGVSGAVDLYLEEVTGVPQIVIDYKRNQLAKYGLHIKEVNQTIQAAFAGASAGLVYEGERRFDLVVRLKEIHRSGLQDVRNLYISRPDGHQIPLYQLADVQIKEGPYQIQRDNTRRRIIVAFNVRNRDVESVVTEMQDKINQSIVFAPGYSVSYGGQFENLIEARQRLSVAVPLALLLIFVLLYFTFQSVKQGILIFTAIPLSAIGGIFALWLRDMPFSISAGVGFIALFGVAVLNGIVLIGEFNQLKKEGVSDVFERVFKGTAIRLRPVIMTASVASLGFLPMALSHSSGAEVQKPLATVVIGGLITATFLTLIVLPILYYYFEKGIKVKPVVALLLIVSLFVANPQKVMAQAAPVVYQSLDEVLDVALVNNPTLKAEDLYVQQQQATKQTSWNLPKTDVRWTHGQYNSVYDNDNQFSISQRFEFPTVYANQSKLAQAKVEHSEQRKAITQNELVKEVKAAWYALWYAKSKALLLKQQDSIYLRYAEAASLRYATGESNLLEKATAQSQVADIEVMLAQNKSDIEILRTRLRTLLDTETVRQADLGYLTAKKFAISPDSVSLAANPTLQWFQGQIDILDQEKVVEKSRLLPDITLGYVNQSLNGPGLDINGTPVNYSSSDRFSSFQIGVALPIFGSKSQLSAVKAAELKKQVSTAQLEAATNEVNGQWRALIQQYKKHRNSLNYYENNALPQADLILAQAQKGFEGGEIGYVEYTQGLDRALNVKFNYFAILNEYNQTLIQIEFISGIQ comes from the coding sequence ATGTTAGATAAAATCATTCGATTTTCAGTCGATCACAAGCTTATTGTGGGCTTGTTTACACTTGGACTGATCATCTGGGGCATTTTTTCATTGGCGCAGTTGCCTATGGATGCAGTGCCCGATATTACCAACAATCAGGTGCAGGTTATAACTACGTCTCCGACATTGGCGGCAGAAGAAGTGGAGAGACTGATTACGTTTCCAGTGGAAGTTACTATGGCGACTATTCCAGAAATAGAGGAAATTCGTTCGTTCTCGCGCTTTGGTTTGTCTGTCGTCACGATCGTATTCAATGAGCGTGTAGATGTGTACTGGGCACGCCAGCAAGTAAACGAGCGCATGGCGGAAGTAGAAGCACAAATACCTCCTAACGTAGGCAGGCCGAGGTTGGCACCAGTCACCACGGGGTTGGGCGAAATCTACCAATACGTAATCAGTACAGCACCAGGGTATGAGAGCCAGTACGATGCTCGTCAATTGCGTAGCATACAAGACTGGATTGTCAGGAGGCAGTTGCTGGGTACACCAGGAGTTGCGGATGTCAGTAGTTTTGGAGGGTACCTCAAACAATACGAAATAGCCATTAACCCTGATCGCCTCAATGCCATGCAAGTATCTATTGCTGATATTTTTGAAGCATTAGAATCGAACAATGAAAATACAGGCGGTGCTTATATCGAGAAGAATATGACGGCTTTATTTATCAGAAGTGAAGGATTGGTCGGGAGTATGGAAGACATTGAGAATATCGTCATTAAAAATCACGCTGATGGTATTCCTGTTTTGATCCGAGATGTGGGCAAAGTGCAGCTTGGTCATGCGGTGAGGTATGGCGCCACCACGCGTAATGGAGAGGGCGAAGTAGTAAGTGCTATCGTCATGATGCTCAAAGGTGAAAATTCAGCAGAAGTAATTAAAAATATCAAAACACGTATTGAGCAAATTAAAAAGACCCTGCCAGAGGGGGTGACGATAGAACCGTTTTTGGATCGAACCAAATTGGTAAATACAGCAATAAGTACCGTAACTAAAAACCTAACAGAAGGTGCGCTGATAGTCGTATTTGTACTGCTTTTGCTTTTGGGCAATATTAGAGCAGGACTTATTGTGGCTTCGGTTATTCCTTTGTCTTTGTTGTTTGCTTTTAGTATGATGAATCTCTTCGGTGTGTCAGGTAACTTAATGAGTTTAGGAGCTATAGATTTTGGACTGATTGTGGATGGTGCGGTCATTATTGTAGAAGCCACTATGCACCACCTCGGGCTACTAAAGTGGGGCAGAAGACTCACTCAGCAAGAAATGGATGATGAGGTATATGCCTCTGCTAGCAAAATTAGAAACTCGGCCGCTTTTGGCGAAATTATTATTCTGATTGTGTATTTGCCGATTTTGGCATTGGTAGGCACAGAAGGCAAAATGTTTGGACCTATGGCACAGACGGTAAGTTTTGCTATCCTAGGTGCCTTTCTGCTATCACTCACGTATGTGCCTATGGCTTCCGCTTTGTTCCTCAGTAAAAAAGGAGAGCACAAAGCCAATGTTTCAGACAAAATTATGGCGTTTTTTCATCGCCTATACGATCCGTTGATACGTTGGGCAATGTATAAAAGACCTTGGTTGCTCGCATCAACTTTGGCTCTTTTTACCTGGGCGCTATACACCTTTTCTGTTATGGGCGGGGAGTTTATCCCTACTCTAGAAGAAGGTGATTTTGCTGTAGAAACCCGAGTGATTACGGGCAGTTCCCTGCAAAACACCATTCAAGCGACCACGCAAGCCGAACAGTTATTGTTGGAGCAGTTTCCAGAAGTACTGCAAGTAGTGTCTAAAATAGGGTCTGGTGAAATACCTACCGATCCTATGCCTCCAGAGGCGGCTGATTTGATGATTATTCTAAAGGATAAAAGTGAATGGGAATCGGCTTCAAATAGAGAAGACCTGGCCAATTTAATGTCCGAAGCGCTGGAGGTGATCCCAGGTGTTACGTTTGGGTTTCAGCAGCCGATACAGATGCGATTCAACGAACTCATGACTGGTGTGCGGCAGGATGTGGCTATCAAAATCTATGGAGAGGATCTAGATCAATTGTCCGAGTATGCACAGCAAATAGGTGCTATTGCATCGGGCGTGTCTGGAGCTGTAGACCTCTATCTCGAAGAGGTAACAGGTGTGCCGCAAATTGTGATCGACTACAAGCGTAATCAGTTGGCTAAGTATGGTTTGCATATCAAAGAAGTGAATCAGACGATTCAAGCAGCATTTGCTGGCGCATCGGCAGGGCTGGTTTATGAAGGAGAACGTAGGTTTGACTTGGTGGTTCGTCTGAAAGAAATACATCGTTCTGGTTTGCAGGATGTTAGAAATCTCTACATCTCCAGACCCGATGGGCATCAGATTCCACTCTATCAATTGGCGGATGTACAAATCAAAGAAGGGCCTTATCAAATCCAGCGAGACAATACACGCAGAAGGATCATTGTGGCTTTCAATGTTAGAAATAGAGACGTGGAGAGTGTAGTCACAGAAATGCAAGACAAGATCAATCAATCTATTGTATTTGCACCAGGCTATTCGGTATCGTACGGAGGACAGTTCGAAAATTTGATCGAAGCCCGTCAACGTTTGAGTGTGGCAGTTCCTTTGGCTTTGTTGCTCATCTTTGTATTGTTGTATTTCACCTTTCAGTCGGTAAAACAAGGTATTCTGATTTTTACAGCTATTCCTTTGTCTGCCATCGGAGGCATTTTTGCGCTTTGGTTGCGAGATATGCCATTTAGTATCTCGGCAGGTGTTGGGTTTATCGCTCTTTTTGGTGTGGCTGTGCTCAATGGCATTGTATTGATCGGGGAGTTTAACCAACTCAAAAAAGAGGGTGTTTCAGATGTGTTTGAGCGAGTATTTAAAGGTACAGCGATACGACTTCGCCCAGTGATCATGACGGCGTCTGTTGCGTCATTGGGTTTTTTACCTATGGCTTTGTCTCATTCCTCTGGTGCCGAAGTCCAGAAACCATTGGCTACTGTTGTGATAGGTGGGTTGATTACGGCTACGTTTTTGACTTTGATCGTATTGCCTATTCTTTATTATTATTTTGAGAAAGGGATAAAGGTCAAACCAGTTGTCGCTCTGTTGTTGATTGTGAGCTTGTTCGTCGCTAACCCGCAAAAAGTCATGGCACAAGCGGCTCCAGTGGTTTATCAATCGCTTGATGAAGTGCTAGATGTGGCGCTAGTAAATAACCCCACGCTGAAAGCAGAAGATTTGTATGTACAGCAGCAGCAAGCGACCAAACAAACCAGTTGGAACCTGCCTAAAACGGATGTAAGGTGGACGCATGGGCAATACAATAGCGTATATGATAATGACAATCAGTTTAGTATCAGTCAACGGTTTGAGTTTCCGACGGTATATGCCAATCAAAGTAAATTGGCGCAAGCCAAAGTGGAGCATAGCGAACAGCGAAAAGCCATCACACAAAACGAACTGGTGAAAGAAGTGAAGGCGGCTTGGTATGCGCTGTGGTATGCCAAAAGCAAGGCTTTACTTTTAAAGCAACAGGACAGTATCTATTTGCGCTATGCCGAAGCTGCCAGTTTACGCTATGCTACTGGTGAAAGCAATTTGCTAGAGAAAGCAACGGCTCAGTCGCAGGTAGCTGATATAGAAGTGATGCTTGCTCAAAACAAATCGGATATAGAGATTTTACGTACGCGGCTTCGTACATTGCTAGATACAGAAACGGTGAGGCAGGCCGATTTAGGGTATTTGACAGCAAAGAAGTTTGCTATATCACCAGATTCTGTTTCGCTGGCGGCCAACCCTACCTTGCAATGGTTTCAGGGACAGATAGATATTCTAGATCAGGAAAAAGTGGTGGAAAAATCTCGACTGCTGCCAGACATTACGTTGGGTTATGTGAATCAATCGCTCAATGGTCCTGGACTTGATATAAATGGTACTCCAGTCAATTACAGTTCTAGTGATCGGTTTTCTAGTTTTCAAATAGGGGTGGCTTTGCCGATTTTTGGGTCGAAGTCACAGCTGTCAGCCGTCAAGGCGGCAGAGCTCAAAAAACAAGTAAGTACAGCACAATTAGAAGCTGCCACCAATGAAGTAAATGGGCAATGGCGTGCGCTGATTCAGCAATACAAAAAGCACAGAAATAGTTTGAATTATTATGAAAACAATGCCTTGCCTCAGGCTGATCTGATTTTGGCACAAGCCCAGAAAGGATTTGAAGGAGGAGAGATAGGCTATGTGGAATATACTCAAGGGCTCGACCGAGCTTTGAACGTGAAGTTCAACTACTTCGCCATACTCAATGAATACAATCAGACACTCATACAAATCGAATTCATTTCTGGAATTCAATAA